From the genome of Populus alba chromosome 10, ASM523922v2, whole genome shotgun sequence, one region includes:
- the LOC118047836 gene encoding aluminum-activated malate transporter 9 — protein MKMAPFRHNYVESGKEWQPLLGSLSGDVEQAGKCKYLNLLSEKISKSLNDFQDFAVRAWEMGRSDPKKVIFAIKMGLALSIVSLLIFWKGSNEDISQYSIWAILTVIVMFEYSIGATFIKGFNRVLGTICAGILAFFCAELSMLAGGQGEEVLIVASIFIAGFFSSYLKLYPTMAPYEYGFRVFILTYCILMVAGNRTREYTTAVLTRLVLIAVGAGVCFVVNLFIYPIWAGDALHSLVAKNFMDLAVSLEGCVNGYLKCVEYERVPSKILTFQAYDDPLYNGYRSVLESTRREDSLFGFAIWEPPHGRFRMFNYPWKNYVKLSGALRHSAFMVMALHGCILSEIQAPAERRQVFRSELQRVGAEGANVLRELGSKVDKMEKLSPGDILKEVHEAAEQLQKKIDQRSYLLVNSESWEIARDPQVFQELENLKENGNIKLGFKSASEAVLDLRSLTLSTPSLPPKDSQDNLFAKQASWPSRPSFNADTGIEESERRTYESASALSLAMFASLLIEFSARLQNVVESFEELSEKANFAEPIMNSSIV, from the exons ATGAAAATGGCGCCATTTAGGCATAACTACGTGGAAAGTGGTAAAGAATGGCAGCCTCTTTTAGGCAGCTTGAGTGGAGATGTTGAACAAGCAGGAAAATGCAAGTATTTGAACTTGTTAAGTGAAAAAATCAGCAAGTCATTGAATGATTTCCAAGATTTTGCTGTGAGAGCTTGGGAAATGGGCCGTTCTGATCCGAAGAAAGTCATATTTGCTATCAAGATGGGATTAGCATTGTCAATTGTATCCTTGCTCATATTCTGGAAAGGATCCAACGAGGACATTTCTCAGTATTCAATCTGGGCAATCTTAACTGTCATTGTGATGTTCGAATACAGCATAG GAGCAACATTTATAAAAGGATTTAATCGTGTATTGGGTACAATATGTGCTGGAATTCTTGCCTTCTTCTGTGCTGAGCTCTCTATGTTGGCTGGTGGTCAAGGAGAGGAGGTCCTAATTGTTGCTAGTATTTTTATTGCAG GATTCTTCTCATCCTATTTGAAGTTGTACCCGACAATGGCGCCATATGAATATGGTTTTCGAGTATTCATACTAACATACTGTATTCTTATGGTAGCTGGGAATCGGACCCGGGAATATACCACGGCAGTCTTAACTAGATTAGTACTAATTGCAGTTGGTGCtggtgtttgttttgttgtaaATCTGTTCATATACCCCATTTGGGCCGGTGATGCACTGCACAGTTTGGTGGCAAAAAATTTCATGGACCTGGCTGTCTCCCTGGAAG GTTGTGTTAATGGGTACCTGAAATGTGTTGAATACGAAAGGGTTCCCTCAAAGATTCTTACATTCCAGGCTTATGACGATCCACTTTACAATGGCTACAGATCAGTGCTGGAATctacaagaagagaagatagtCTG TTTGGCTTCGCTATCTGGGAACCACCTCACGGTCGTTTCAGAATGTTCAATTATCCTTGGAAAAACTATGTCAAATTGAGTGGTGCACTGAGGCATTCTGCATTTATGGTCATGGCACTACATGGATGCATTCTGTCAGAAATACAG GCTCCTGCTGAAAGGCGGCAAGTCTTTCGTAGCGAGCTCCAGAGAGTAGGAGCAGAGGGTGCAAATGTTTTGCGTGAGCTTGGAAGCAAAGTAGACAAAATGGAGAAACTAAGCCCGGGAGACATACTAAAAGAGGTGCATGAAGCAGCAGAGCAACTACAAAAGAAGATAGACCAAAGATCATACCTTTTAGTAAATTCTGAAAGCTGGGAAATTGCAAGAGATCCTCAGGTATTTCAAGAACTTGAAAATCTTAAAGAGAACGGGAATATTAAATTGGGATTTAAATCCGCAAGTGAAGCAGTATTGGACTTAAGGTCACTCACTCTTTCTACACCTTCCCTACCTCCGAAAGACTCCCAGGATAATTTGTTTGCAAAACAAGCATCCTGGCCTTCCCGTCCTTCTTTCAATGCTGATACAGGCATTGAAGAGAGTGAGCGCAGAACATATGAAAGCGCAAGTGCCTTATCTTTAGCAATGTTTGCTTCACTTCTGATTGAGTTCTCTGCTAGGCTTCAAAATGTAGTTGAATCATTTGAAGAACTAAGTGAGAAAGCCAACTTTGCAGAGCCAATTATGAACTCTTCGATTGTTTAA
- the LOC118047819 gene encoding uncharacterized protein yields MSTMEEPLYPIAVLIDELKNDDIQLRLNSIRRLSTIARALGEERTRKELIPFLSENNDDDDEVLLALAEELGVFIPYVGGVEYAHVLLPPLETLCTVEETCVRDKAVESLCRIGSQMRETDLVDWFIPLVKRLAAGEWFTSRVSACGLFHIAYPSAPEMLKTELRSIYSQLCQDDMPMVRRSAASNLGKFAATVESVHLKADILSIFEDLTQDDQDSVRLLAVEGCAALGKLLEPQDCVAHILPVIVNFSQDKSWRVRYMVANQLYELCEAVGPEPTRMDLVPAYVRLLRDNEAEVRIAAAGKVTKFCRILSPEHAIQHILPCVKELSSDSSQHVRSALASVIMGMAPVLGKDATIEQLLPIFLSLLKDEFPDVRLNIISKLDQVNQVIGIDLLSQSLLPAIVELAEDRHWRVRLAIIEYIPLLASQLGVGFFDDKLGALCMQWLQDKVYSIRDAAANNLKRLAEEFGPEWAMEHIIPQVLEMSTNPHYLYRMTIIRAVSLLAPVMGSEITCSKLLPVVVNASKDRVSNIKFNVAKVLQSLIPIVDQSVAEKTIRPCLVELSEDPDVDVRFFANQALQTIDSVMMSS; encoded by the exons ATGTCAACGATGGAAGAACCACTATATCCAATAGCCGTTTTGATAGATGAGTTAAAGAATGATGACATTCAGCTACGGTTAAACTCAATACGTAGACTATCGACTATTGCACGTGCTCTCGGGGAGGAACGAACCCGGAAGGAGTTAATTCcatttttgagtgaaaataatgatgatgatgatgaggtacTCCTTGCATTGGCGGAGGAATTGGGGGTGTTTATTCCTTATGTTGGGGGAGTTGAGTATGCTCATGTTTTGCTCCCACCTCTGGAGACTCTCTGCACTGTTGAGGAAACCTGTGTGAGAGATAAAGCTGTGGAGTCGCTGTGTAGGATTGGATCTCAGATGAGGGAGACTGACCTGGTTGATTGGTTCATTCCTCTTGTCAAG AGACTGGCAGCTGGGGAATGGTTTACCTCTCGAGTTTCTGCATGTGGGCTATTTCATATTGCCTACCCTAGCGCCCCAGAGATGTTGAAGACAGAGTTGCGGTCAATATACAGTCAGTTGTGTCAAGATGACATGCCCATGGTTAGGAGGTCTGCGGCCTCTAATTTGGGGAAATTTGCTGCCACTGTTGAATCTGTGCATTTGAAGGCTGACATCCTGTCAATTTTTGAGGATCTTACCCAAGATG ATCAAGATTCTGTTCGTTTATTGGCTGTCGAGGGTTGTGCTGCTCTTGGGAAATTATTGGAGCCTCAGGATTGTGTTGCACACATTCTTCCTGTTATTGTTAATTTCTCTCAG GACAAGTCTTGGCGTGTACGCTACATGGTTGCAAATCAACTATATGAACTTTGTGAAGCTGTGGGGCCTGAGCCTACCAG GATGGACTTGGTCCCTGCATATGTGCGGTTACTTCGTGATAACGAGGCTGAAGTACGTATAGCAGCTGCTGGAAAAGTAACTAAATTCTGCCGCATTTTAAGTCCAGAACATGCTATTCAGCATATTCTCCCCTGTGTGAAG GAACTGTCATCAGATTCTTCCCAGCATGTCCGCTCTGCTTTGGCTTCCGTTATAATGGGAATGGCTCCTGTCTTGGGAAAG GATGCGACAATCGAACAGCTTCTTCCAATTTTTCTATCCCTCTTAAAGGATGAATTTCCTGATGTGCGACTGAACATTATCAGCAAGCTTGATCAAGTCAATCAG GTTATTGGGATTGATCTACTATCCCAATCACTATTGCCAGCAATTGTTGAGCTTGCAGAGGATAGGCATTGGAGGGTTCGGCTTGCAATTATAGAGTACATTCCTTTATTGGCAAGTCAATTGGGTGTTGGGTTCTTTGATGATAAACTTGGCGCTCTTTGCATGCAGTGGTTACAGGATAAG GTTTATTCGATTCGCGATGCTGCTGCGAACAATTTAAAGCGCCTTGCTGAGGAATTTGGTCCCGAGTGGGCAATGGAGCACATAATTCCACAG GTTTTGGAGATGAGCACCAATCCCCATTATTTGTACCGGATGACAATTATACGAGCTGTCTCGTTGCTTGCTCCTGTCATGGGTTCAGAAATTACATGTTCTAAACTGCTGCCAGTGGTCGTCAATGCATCAAAAGACAG GGTGTCAAACATCAAGTTCAATGTGGCGAAGGTGCTGCAATCCCTCATTCCAATAGTTGATCAGTCT GTTGCAGAGAAGACAATCCGTCCCTGTTTGGTTGAGCTCAGTGAGGACCCAGATGTCGATGTCCGTTTTTTCGCGAACCAAGCTCTTCAGACAATTGATAGTGTCATGATGTCTAGCTAG